The following proteins are encoded in a genomic region of Triticum dicoccoides isolate Atlit2015 ecotype Zavitan chromosome 1B, WEW_v2.0, whole genome shotgun sequence:
- the LOC119322931 gene encoding mitochondrial pyruvate carrier 1-like: protein MAASIISRSCDGPAHSPLNHLLISLPPPTPHKLGGSPARSSAVGRLHEGLHPHPRTARFSAMATAFKAFLNSPVGPKTTHFWGPVSNWGFILAGMADMNKPPELISGHMTAVMCVYSGLFMRFAWVVRPRNYFLMATHASNESVQLYQLSRCARAQGYLEKKEPEAQQ from the exons ATGGCCGCATCGATCATTTCCAGATCATGTGATGGACCTGCCCACTCTCCGTTAAACCATCTTCTTATTTCGCTGCCCCCACCCACCCCCCACAAGCTCGGAGGCTCGCCCGCTCGTTCGTCAGCTGTTGGCCGTCTCCACGAGGGACTCCATCCGCACCCGCGGACGGCGAGGTTCTCCGCCATGGCGACGGCGTTCAAGGCGTTCTTGAACAGCCCCGTCGGCCCCAAGACCACTCACTTCTGGGGACCCGTCAGCAACTGGGGCTTCATCCTCGCG GGTATGGCTGACATGAACAAGCCACCTGAATTGATATCCGGCCATATGACTGCAG TCATGTGTGTGTATTCTGGCCTATTTATGAGGTTCGCATGGGTGGTACGGCCCCGAAACTATTTTCTTATGGCAACTCATGCCTCCAACGAAAGCGTTCAGCTCTACCAGTTATCTCGCTGTGCTAGGGCTCAAGG TTACCTAGAGAAGAAAGAGCCTGAAGCCCAACAATAA